The Maridesulfovibrio hydrothermalis AM13 = DSM 14728 DNA window GGCTACCACAGCGGCAACTGGGCAGCATACAACCAGCTGACACCTGAAAAACAGCAGCAGGTTCAAGCCATCATCAAAAAATACGAAGACACTTTTGAGTCATTCAAAAGTCAGCAATGGGCAAAACGCACCGAGCTTAACGCTCTTGTAGATTCCGGCAAAGCTGACAAAGAGACCATCCATAATCTGGTTAAAGAACTTTCCGACATCAGAGATAAGGTCTACGCTGAACACAAGAAGATGACTGAAGAAATCGAAAAAGACACAGGTCTCTCCTTCCCTACTATGGGACAAGGCATGGGGCGTGGTTATAGAGGCTGCGGCAACGCACAGCAGGGCAATTGCCCCGGCGGTGGCGGCGGCTGCCCGGGACAGCGCTTCTAACACCTTAAAAAAACGTTCATCTACACCTAATTAACAGGAAAACGGGTAAAAAGGAGGGCTGGTTCAGTCCTCCTTTTTTTATGAAAGCCCCTTTCAATTGTAGGGCAATCCGGGTTACATATATAAGAATAAACTCAAGGAGCAAATCATGTTCAGAAAAATTACCTCCCTCACAAGTTTTTTCGCGATCATCATCTTAGCCATAACCAGCATTGTTCTCTACTTTGTCCCGCAAGGAAGGGTTGCCTATTGGGCAGACTGGACTTTTTTGGGTCTCAGTAAAGAGCAGTGGGGTGACATCCACATCTGTACCGGAGTCCTTTTTCTAACTGTATCCATCCTGCACGTCTGGCTGAACTGGAAACCCATCCTTGCTTACTTGAAGCAAAAAGCCGGAGACAAAAACTTTTCCTCCCCTGCTTTTTTCATCAGCCTGATTCTTACTCTTTTTGTTACATTCGGCACTTTGGCAGGCATCCCGCCTATGAAACAGGTACTTGAATTTTCCTTATATCTTAAAGACCTCGGCGAAGAAAAATACGGCATTCCCCCTTATGGGCATGCAGAACTCAGCCCTCTGGCTATTTTCTGCAAAAGAATGGGACTTGATGCGGACAAAGCTGTTGCTTCCATCAAAAAGGCCGGGCTTGAAATTGAATCCGCAAAAGAATCCATCAAAAGCGTCGCCGCCAAAGCCGGACTTACCCCCAAAGAAATTCACGAAATTATTCTTAAAGATCAGCCGCAAAGTAAATCACCGCAAAACATCAAGACCTCAACAGCAACAGAATTACATCCTGAAGCAACTTATGACACCGGCGCAGGTGCTGGGATCGGAAAAATAACGCTTGAAAAATATTGCCAGAAATACAACCTCGACCTGAATACTGCTCTTGGCATTCTCAGAGAAAAAGGTGCAGTGGTTGACAAGAACACCACCATCCGCGAGATTGCCGCAACACTGGGTCTCAACTCTCCGCGCGACGTGGGAGCACTGCTCAATCCCTAATATTCAACTATCAAATATTAAATGGAATTAAGTTCAAAAAAATCAAATAAACTGCCTCTTGCTCTGGCTCTTCTGGCTCTGGTCCTGCTCGGGGCCGGCAGTCTATACCTTACGTGGCACAATCTGCGTCAGATGCACCAGACAGTGTTTGAACATATGCTCCTTTCAGCACGCTCCATTTCCAGAGGACTGGACATTCAGCTTGTGGAAGGAGCGCGTCGCATGAGAGGACCGGGTATGCAGGGACGTAACACCAGACGCATGCCTGCGAATCTTGTCCCGGAAGCACGTGAACTTTTTAAAGAAATGGTTGCTCAGGGTGACCTGCTGTTTATCGCTCTGTACGGACCGGACCGCAAACCGCTGCTGGTGGTCGAACAAGGTAAGGAAATAAATAAATTTTCTCCTCCGCTAAGAATGTTCGACATCATCCGCAATATGCGCGAATCCAGCACTCCGGTCGTGATCAACGGTCAGGCAGCGC harbors:
- a CDS encoding DUF4405 domain-containing protein; this translates as MFRKITSLTSFFAIIILAITSIVLYFVPQGRVAYWADWTFLGLSKEQWGDIHICTGVLFLTVSILHVWLNWKPILAYLKQKAGDKNFSSPAFFISLILTLFVTFGTLAGIPPMKQVLEFSLYLKDLGEEKYGIPPYGHAELSPLAIFCKRMGLDADKAVASIKKAGLEIESAKESIKSVAAKAGLTPKEIHEIILKDQPQSKSPQNIKTSTATELHPEATYDTGAGAGIGKITLEKYCQKYNLDLNTALGILREKGAVVDKNTTIREIAATLGLNSPRDVGALLNP
- a CDS encoding Spy/CpxP family protein refolding chaperone, coding for MKRKTLIPMIVVLVLSMAAVAMARGGYQQGGYHSGNWAAYNQLTPEKQQQVQAIIKKYEDTFESFKSQQWAKRTELNALVDSGKADKETIHNLVKELSDIRDKVYAEHKKMTEEIEKDTGLSFPTMGQGMGRGYRGCGNAQQGNCPGGGGGCPGQRF